The following are encoded in a window of Brevibacillus ruminantium genomic DNA:
- the infC gene encoding translation initiation factor IF-3, which translates to MLMNEKIKAAEVELTGLQGEDLGIIPTRDALKMAKELKVDLICLSLATSPPPCKLVSRAEYLADRDQEKKKERKEAKGIKVKEIRLSAFIEDHDYDTKKRQAERILQAGDAVQLTVRLEKKEAEAAKELVQQLVKDLRHCGRQDKGIQVSGKQVIAHLLPL; encoded by the coding sequence ATGCTGATGAACGAAAAAATAAAGGCTGCAGAGGTTGAGCTGACGGGCTTGCAGGGCGAAGATCTGGGAATCATCCCGACACGGGACGCACTGAAGATGGCAAAGGAACTGAAGGTCGACCTGATCTGTCTCTCACTCGCAACCAGTCCCCCTCCATGCAAGCTCGTCAGTCGGGCCGAGTACCTGGCAGATCGTGATCAAGAAAAGAAAAAGGAACGAAAAGAAGCAAAAGGAATCAAGGTAAAGGAGATTCGCCTCAGCGCTTTTATCGAAGATCATGACTACGATACCAAAAAAAGACAAGCGGAGCGAATATTACAGGCTGGCGATGCGGTCCAGCTTACGGTTCGGTTGGAGAAAAAGGAAGCGGAGGCGGCAAAGGAATTGGTTCAGCAGCTGGTTAAAGATTTGCGCCATTGTGGCAGACAGGACAAAGGGATTCAGGTGAGCGGAAAACAAGTGATTGCCCATTTGCTTCCTCTGTAG
- a CDS encoding DoxX family protein, producing MGTGGLIKIARVPFQVEHWSHYQYPLLFMTVVGLLELIGAVALAGGFWNKSLAVAAGVLFIPLMLGAIHAHLFRARQPIMTILPSLLTLLFSVLVIYCNLTTLT from the coding sequence ATGGGTACGGGCGGCCTCATCAAGATTGCCCGTGTTCCTTTTCAAGTCGAGCACTGGAGTCACTATCAATATCCCCTGTTGTTCATGACCGTCGTCGGACTGCTGGAGCTGATCGGAGCAGTCGCCCTGGCCGGAGGCTTCTGGAACAAAAGCCTGGCAGTGGCAGCAGGTGTACTCTTTATCCCCCTCATGCTCGGGGCGATCCATGCTCATCTCTTCCGTGCCAGGCAACCGATCATGACGATACTTCCTTCTTTGTTAACCCTTCTTTTCTCTGTACTCGTGATTTATTGCAATCTAACGACTCTCACCTAA
- a CDS encoding threonine aldolase family protein yields MAEQKRLSEAYWNTAYPLVGHGQRTLSVLQTALQESNGQQVSDLYGKGELIESFQQKLADFLGKETAVFFPSGTMAQQIALRIWCDRKGVKRVAYHPLCHVEIHEEDGLKELHHIETLLLADTDRLIRLSDVTSMREEVSCLLLELPQREIGGELPEYQELEAISDYCRQKGIRLHLDGARLFEVLPYYKKSAAEIAKLFDSVYLSFYKGVGGIAGAILAGEEPFIEQAKVWKRRYGGDLISLYPYIVTADYYLEKRLPHFQQYYEQAKELAASYNRCQGVETRPAVPVSNMFHVHISLPKEKLEPLLIEVYEAADVGLIPYVKEKSGSSSSFEVNVGDQYAAVPKEKLERAFDLLNEKLTEAMS; encoded by the coding sequence ATGGCGGAGCAAAAACGATTATCCGAAGCCTATTGGAACACTGCGTACCCTTTGGTTGGACATGGTCAAAGGACGCTTTCGGTCTTGCAAACAGCCCTGCAGGAAAGCAATGGACAACAAGTCAGTGATCTCTACGGAAAAGGAGAGCTGATTGAGAGCTTTCAGCAAAAATTGGCCGACTTTCTGGGAAAGGAGACGGCTGTCTTTTTCCCGAGCGGGACGATGGCCCAGCAAATCGCGCTGCGCATCTGGTGTGATCGAAAAGGGGTGAAGAGGGTTGCTTATCATCCGCTCTGCCATGTTGAGATCCATGAAGAAGACGGACTCAAAGAACTGCACCATATCGAGACGCTGCTTTTGGCAGACACAGATCGATTGATCCGCTTGTCCGATGTGACCAGCATGCGGGAAGAGGTTTCCTGCCTCTTGCTGGAATTACCACAGCGTGAAATTGGCGGAGAACTGCCGGAGTACCAGGAGTTGGAGGCGATTTCCGACTATTGCCGCCAAAAAGGTATCCGTCTGCATCTCGATGGTGCCCGGCTGTTTGAGGTCCTGCCTTATTATAAGAAGTCGGCCGCGGAAATCGCAAAGCTCTTTGACAGCGTATACCTTTCTTTTTACAAAGGAGTCGGAGGTATCGCCGGTGCGATTCTCGCCGGTGAAGAACCATTTATTGAACAAGCGAAAGTGTGGAAACGGCGCTACGGCGGCGACTTGATCAGTCTGTATCCGTATATTGTCACCGCGGATTACTATTTGGAAAAGCGGCTGCCCCATTTCCAGCAGTACTATGAGCAGGCAAAGGAACTGGCTGCCAGCTACAATCGCTGCCAGGGTGTTGAGACGCGGCCAGCAGTACCAGTGTCCAATATGTTTCATGTACACATCAGCCTGCCAAAAGAGAAGCTGGAACCCCTTTTGATTGAGGTCTATGAAGCTGCCGATGTGGGTCTGATTCCTTACGTAAAAGAGAAAAGCGGATCATCCAGCTCCTTTGAAGTCAATGTCGGCGACCAATACGCAGCCGTTCCCAAGGAAAAGCTGGAGAGGGCATTTGATCTCCTGAACGAAAAACTTACGGAAGCCATGAGTTGA
- a CDS encoding DEAD/DEAH box helicase, which produces MKAVTQMYLTGEMLSDSHFLIEATDASGQRVRPDLAATALFAWDETTYYGTFIEQTESGVLLSPLQALTFFTRPKWLEHLSFTLSEKLTGYQAMAQRIREALLSGRVVPNFYAWKEGRFGWRLPEAEEPLSSAGEHWLSSALEETVSNRSDAKLAWNQLLRHYPALLVTGNDMSPLMTEAEWLQTIGLLQDRTPFRTCLQLIEPEGQETDWQVKLLLQDQSQPDRIVDLSVISSFPAEWHDFRYRLRHDIRKCTEVLPWFPAFLSEEAGEIDGTGIPASHLSTEEAWTFLTDTSLQLVQAGIHVFLPSWWEQVKRVKPRVKVKVSSFSGGAAPSYFGIRQVMDFEWRLALGPVELNEEEFRKLLEQKQRLMKIQGQWVQLTPSLFAQLQATLKKTKGKQALTLRDVMKLHLSSSLEAEGATHEETLATSSFPVEVELSRHLFQFMSQLQDTKRIPLIEQPATFRGTLRAYQKEGAAWLLFLRRFGLGACLADDMGLGKTIQFITYLLQVKADEPQAGPSLLVCPTSVIGNWQKELERFAPTLSVYIHYGTERKKERDFLRSAKNADVVITSYSLSHLDEQELSGVNWNTICLDEAQYIKNAQTKQSTAIRSLSAHHRIALTGTPIENRLRELWSIFDFLNPGYFGSLRDFSQRYVLPIERDQDQQMIAEIQRLIQPFLLRRTKIDPHIQLDLPEKNEVNEYVTLTAEQGALYETLIQSMFDRLDQSTPMQKRGLILTTLTRLKQLCDHPGLVDQGPGSADAKTRSPKLARLLELLQEIRPKGERSLIFTQYLEMGRLMQRVLEREGFGPVLYLHGSTPKEQRDEMIARFQDAALPAEQRASIFILSLRAGGTGLNLTEANHVFHIDRWWNPAVENQATDRAYRIGQQRNVQVYKFISLGTIEERIDEMMERKKSLSQQIVGNGENWITELSTDELRELFLLRREWLELKG; this is translated from the coding sequence ATGAAAGCAGTCACTCAGATGTATCTAACCGGAGAAATGTTGTCTGACAGTCACTTCCTGATTGAAGCAACCGATGCCAGCGGACAAAGGGTCCGCCCCGATCTCGCTGCTACAGCCCTTTTCGCATGGGATGAGACGACGTATTACGGTACGTTTATCGAGCAGACTGAAAGCGGCGTTCTTCTCTCCCCGCTCCAAGCGTTGACGTTCTTTACACGGCCAAAATGGCTGGAGCATCTTTCATTTACGCTAAGTGAAAAGCTGACCGGTTATCAGGCGATGGCGCAGCGGATCAGAGAGGCGCTCCTGTCGGGCAGGGTGGTGCCGAATTTCTATGCCTGGAAGGAAGGGCGTTTTGGGTGGAGGCTTCCAGAAGCAGAGGAGCCCTTGTCGTCGGCGGGAGAGCACTGGCTCTCATCGGCACTGGAAGAGACTGTATCGAATCGCAGTGATGCCAAGCTTGCCTGGAATCAGCTGCTCCGGCATTACCCCGCTTTGCTCGTCACGGGAAACGACATGTCACCGCTGATGACAGAGGCAGAGTGGCTGCAAACGATCGGACTCCTTCAAGATCGCACGCCTTTTCGCACCTGCTTGCAATTGATTGAGCCGGAGGGGCAAGAAACAGACTGGCAAGTCAAGCTGCTTTTACAGGATCAGTCCCAACCTGATCGCATCGTCGACCTGTCTGTGATTTCGTCCTTTCCCGCTGAGTGGCATGATTTTCGGTACCGACTCCGCCATGATATCCGCAAGTGCACGGAGGTTCTGCCCTGGTTTCCCGCTTTTTTGTCAGAGGAGGCTGGAGAAATAGATGGCACGGGAATTCCCGCGTCGCATCTGTCTACGGAGGAGGCCTGGACCTTCCTGACCGATACGAGTCTCCAGCTCGTTCAGGCAGGCATACACGTGTTCTTGCCCTCCTGGTGGGAGCAGGTAAAACGGGTAAAACCGCGGGTGAAGGTAAAGGTTTCCTCCTTCTCCGGCGGAGCTGCCCCCTCCTATTTTGGCATTCGTCAGGTGATGGATTTCGAGTGGAGATTGGCGCTGGGGCCAGTCGAGCTGAATGAAGAGGAATTCCGCAAGCTGCTGGAGCAAAAACAGAGGCTCATGAAGATACAAGGGCAATGGGTGCAGCTGACGCCCAGCCTTTTTGCGCAATTGCAGGCGACCTTGAAAAAAACGAAGGGAAAACAGGCGCTGACGCTGCGGGATGTCATGAAGCTTCACCTCAGCAGTTCGCTTGAGGCAGAGGGAGCAACCCATGAAGAGACCTTGGCCACTTCTTCCTTTCCCGTCGAGGTGGAGCTGAGCCGCCATCTCTTTCAATTCATGTCTCAACTGCAGGATACAAAGCGAATTCCTCTGATCGAGCAACCGGCAACCTTTCGCGGTACCTTGCGCGCCTATCAAAAAGAGGGAGCCGCCTGGCTTTTGTTTCTGCGCCGTTTTGGGCTCGGAGCCTGTCTGGCAGATGATATGGGGCTTGGCAAAACGATTCAGTTCATTACCTATCTGCTCCAGGTCAAAGCGGATGAGCCACAGGCAGGGCCATCTTTGCTCGTCTGTCCCACTTCAGTCATCGGCAACTGGCAAAAGGAGCTGGAACGCTTCGCGCCGACCTTGTCCGTCTATATCCACTACGGAACAGAACGCAAAAAGGAGCGAGACTTTCTCAGATCGGCAAAGAACGCGGATGTGGTGATCACCTCCTACTCCCTCTCCCACCTGGATGAACAGGAGCTTTCTGGAGTAAACTGGAATACGATCTGTCTGGATGAAGCCCAGTACATCAAAAACGCGCAAACCAAACAATCGACAGCCATCCGCAGCTTGTCAGCTCATCATCGGATCGCATTGACCGGGACACCGATTGAAAACCGTTTACGAGAGCTTTGGTCGATCTTTGACTTCCTCAATCCCGGTTATTTCGGCAGTCTGCGTGATTTCTCCCAGCGCTATGTGCTCCCGATCGAACGAGATCAGGATCAGCAGATGATCGCCGAAATCCAGCGGTTGATCCAGCCTTTCTTGCTGCGTCGAACCAAGATCGATCCACATATCCAGCTCGATCTCCCGGAAAAGAATGAGGTCAATGAATACGTCACGCTGACAGCAGAGCAGGGAGCCCTTTACGAAACGCTGATCCAATCTATGTTTGACCGACTGGATCAGTCTACGCCGATGCAAAAGCGCGGTTTGATCCTCACGACGCTAACCCGCCTCAAGCAGTTGTGTGACCATCCGGGATTGGTTGACCAAGGGCCTGGTTCGGCCGATGCAAAAACGCGTTCTCCAAAGCTGGCAAGGCTGCTGGAGCTTTTGCAGGAGATTCGGCCGAAAGGTGAGCGCAGCCTGATCTTTACCCAATATCTCGAAATGGGTAGACTGATGCAGCGCGTTCTGGAAAGAGAAGGTTTTGGCCCAGTCCTGTATTTGCATGGATCAACGCCAAAGGAACAACGAGACGAGATGATCGCTCGTTTTCAAGATGCCGCCCTCCCGGCTGAGCAGCGCGCCTCCATTTTTATCCTGTCCCTGCGCGCAGGAGGAACCGGCTTGAATCTGACCGAAGCCAACCATGTTTTCCATATCGATCGCTGGTGGAATCCTGCCGTTGAGAATCAGGCAACGGATCGCGCCTATCGTATCGGGCAGCAGCGAAATGTTCAGGTATATAAATTTATTTCGCTGGGGACTATCGAGGAACGAATTGATGAGATGATGGAACGGAAGAAGTCACTCAGTCAACAAATCGTAGGAAATGGAGAAAACTGGATTACTGAGTTGTCTACAGATGAATTGCGCGAACTGTTTTTGCTCCGCCGTGAATGGCTTGAGCTGAAAGGATAG
- the nikR gene encoding nickel-responsive transcriptional regulator NikR, whose product MSDSTLRRFGVSMDESLLAQFDELIKEKGYENRSEAVRDLVRNALVNQSWEDDEQDVAGSILLFYDHHQTDVMQELTSIQHDMHHAILATTHFHLDHHNCLELIVVKGKAKELRGFSDQMISMKGVKYGKFTVAPVK is encoded by the coding sequence TTGTCCGATTCCACCTTAAGACGATTTGGCGTTTCCATGGATGAAAGTTTATTGGCTCAGTTTGATGAGCTGATCAAAGAAAAAGGATATGAAAACCGCTCAGAAGCAGTACGTGATCTTGTCCGCAATGCGCTCGTCAATCAATCCTGGGAAGATGACGAACAAGATGTGGCGGGCAGCATTTTGTTATTTTACGATCATCACCAAACGGATGTCATGCAGGAACTAACTTCCATCCAGCATGACATGCATCATGCGATTCTGGCGACAACCCACTTCCATCTCGATCATCATAATTGTCTGGAACTGATTGTCGTCAAAGGCAAGGCAAAAGAGCTGCGTGGCTTCAGTGATCAAATGATCAGCATGAAGGGAGTCAAATACGGGAAGTTTACCGTAGCCCCTGTTAAGTAA
- the tnpA gene encoding IS200/IS605 family transposase: MDKSSLAHTKWNCKYHIVFAPKYRRQVIYGKLRREIGKILRELCERKGVEIIEAEACVDHIHMLVSIPPKLSVSEFMGYLKGKSSLMIFDKFANMKYRYGNRQFWCRGYYVDTVGRNKKVIEEYIRNQLVEDKNYEQLTMKELIDPFTGESVKKGR, translated from the coding sequence ATGGACAAGAGCAGTCTAGCACATACCAAATGGAACTGTAAATATCATATCGTATTTGCTCCGAAATACCGAAGACAAGTGATATATGGGAAATTGAGGAGAGAGATAGGGAAAATTTTACGGGAGTTATGCGAACGAAAAGGAGTGGAGATCATTGAAGCGGAAGCTTGCGTGGATCATATTCACATGTTAGTGAGTATTCCGCCTAAGTTAAGCGTGTCCGAGTTCATGGGTTACTTAAAAGGAAAAAGTTCATTGATGATCTTTGATAAGTTTGCAAATATGAAATACCGATATGGAAATCGTCAATTTTGGTGCAGAGGGTACTACGTAGATACAGTAGGAAGAAACAAAAAGGTAATTGAGGAATATATTCGGAACCAATTAGTGGAGGACAAGAACTATGAACAATTAACGATGAAAGAGCTGATCGATCCGTTTACGGGTGAGTCGGTGAAAAAGGGCAGGTAA
- a CDS encoding aldo/keto reductase produces MKYRRLGKTELNVSVIGIGTWQFGGEWGHDFTQEEVDHILDKAKEMGINLIDTAECYGDHLSEQLIGGYLRKDRREDWVVATKFGHHFHDKFTRTNDYSADDVLKQLDASLRALQTDYIDLYQFHSGPDEAFDNDELWTMLDKQIAAGKIRHLGLSIAKNNQVHQTSSASKVNAKTIQVVYNRLDQAPEEQVLPLCQEQDLGVLARVPLASGYLSGKYKPGTQFGTNDVRHNHDQERVLSLLQQAEEIKSKEVPPGVDMAQWALAWCLKHPAVTAVIPGCKSPAQVEANAKAAELVSGDHPQNI; encoded by the coding sequence GTGAAATATCGTAGACTCGGCAAAACCGAATTGAACGTATCCGTCATTGGTATCGGGACTTGGCAATTTGGAGGAGAGTGGGGTCATGATTTCACTCAGGAAGAAGTCGACCACATTCTGGACAAAGCGAAGGAAATGGGAATCAATCTGATCGACACCGCGGAATGCTATGGCGATCATTTGTCTGAGCAACTGATCGGTGGCTATTTGCGAAAGGATCGCCGCGAAGATTGGGTGGTTGCGACGAAATTCGGTCATCATTTTCATGACAAATTTACGCGGACCAACGACTACAGCGCTGATGATGTTCTGAAGCAGCTGGATGCGTCCCTTCGCGCTTTGCAGACAGATTATATCGATCTGTATCAGTTCCACTCCGGTCCTGACGAAGCCTTTGACAACGATGAGCTTTGGACCATGCTGGACAAACAGATAGCTGCGGGAAAAATCCGTCATCTCGGTCTGTCCATCGCGAAAAACAATCAGGTACACCAAACATCATCAGCTTCAAAGGTAAACGCCAAAACCATTCAGGTCGTCTACAACCGTTTGGATCAAGCGCCGGAAGAGCAAGTGCTCCCCCTTTGCCAGGAGCAAGATCTCGGTGTGCTTGCTCGGGTGCCGCTGGCGAGCGGGTATCTCAGCGGAAAATACAAGCCGGGCACTCAGTTTGGCACCAATGATGTACGGCATAATCACGATCAGGAGCGTGTGCTTTCCTTGCTTCAGCAAGCGGAAGAGATCAAAAGCAAAGAAGTACCTCCAGGAGTTGACATGGCGCAGTGGGCGCTCGCCTGGTGCTTGAAGCATCCAGCAGTCACAGCGGTCATTCCGGGCTGCAAAAGCCCTGCTCAGGTAGAGGCAAATGCAAAAGCTGCGGAACTGGTGTCCGGGGATCACCCTCAAAATATATAG
- a CDS encoding SWIM zinc finger family protein yields MLQKALSREQVKTLGEQVLVFMEEHIVERGYRYFSDGMVFNVQVDQGCLTSDVQGSMTYHVAIDLGTFTNSTCSCPYSRFCKHIAATFFQAYSVFENPRAFMSRLHQPRPLAFSSSLLVPAYKHTVKRNGNSSGMEAGRPVLPATSTVSDWWLFLDRWTRNLPQAMEAARASTELFSSYENVQGVTRDWPDDLAQLFSIHACLFHLQKLQEFVKEYRSAIWSGELAQTAERLVEQLEGILYYSDIDALWQERRSYLEQTAEKLRDWKLTAAFDLYGMLTYRLIWSDLLVQAAWRKQEVADLSQLAAEPTLPASRRNQSECMRAHFFVLDGRDEVALQIWERSWHPPLAFYLPYVKKFARNQEWQRLLAWIERMEGLIGTSEGQEYRLITAIWREAMAKLNRADECGISLKRYLPASFHDYAGYLFEHGHFQQWIDLQMTYGQPGAELSLEQEKVIEEKEPQLLLPLMIREINRLIEERNRTAYREAVKCLKKVRASYHKLNQTERWEQFMSRLAAKYSRLRAFQEEIRRGNLQP; encoded by the coding sequence ATGCTGCAAAAAGCGCTGTCTCGTGAACAAGTCAAGACACTGGGTGAACAAGTCCTCGTGTTCATGGAGGAGCATATCGTCGAGCGAGGATACCGCTATTTTTCGGATGGCATGGTGTTCAACGTCCAGGTGGATCAGGGGTGTTTGACCAGTGATGTGCAAGGCTCCATGACCTACCATGTTGCCATCGATCTCGGTACCTTTACCAATAGCACCTGCTCCTGTCCCTATTCCCGTTTTTGCAAACATATCGCGGCTACGTTTTTTCAGGCGTACAGTGTATTTGAAAATCCCAGAGCATTTATGAGCCGTCTGCACCAACCGCGCCCCCTGGCCTTTTCTTCGTCTCTTTTGGTGCCTGCCTATAAACATACGGTCAAAAGAAATGGAAATTCCTCCGGGATGGAGGCTGGGCGCCCTGTGTTGCCCGCTACGAGCACCGTAAGCGATTGGTGGCTGTTTCTGGACAGATGGACCCGTAATTTGCCCCAGGCGATGGAGGCGGCTCGCGCTTCTACCGAACTCTTCTCCAGCTATGAAAATGTGCAGGGAGTTACCCGTGACTGGCCGGATGACCTGGCGCAGCTTTTCTCGATTCATGCTTGCCTGTTTCATCTACAGAAGCTTCAAGAGTTCGTCAAAGAGTACCGCTCAGCGATCTGGTCCGGGGAACTGGCTCAAACGGCTGAGAGACTCGTAGAACAGTTGGAAGGCATTCTGTATTATTCGGACATTGATGCGCTGTGGCAAGAGCGGCGTTCTTACCTGGAACAGACGGCCGAGAAGCTGCGGGACTGGAAACTGACCGCTGCCTTCGATCTTTACGGCATGCTGACATACCGGTTGATCTGGTCGGATTTGCTTGTGCAAGCAGCTTGGCGCAAACAGGAAGTGGCTGACCTGTCGCAGTTGGCCGCTGAACCGACTCTCCCTGCCAGCCGTCGGAATCAATCTGAATGCATGAGAGCTCATTTCTTCGTATTGGATGGAAGAGATGAAGTTGCCCTGCAGATTTGGGAGCGGTCTTGGCACCCTCCTCTTGCCTTTTATCTCCCCTATGTAAAAAAATTCGCGAGGAATCAGGAATGGCAGCGGCTTCTTGCCTGGATCGAGAGAATGGAAGGCTTGATTGGCACCTCTGAAGGACAGGAATACCGGCTGATCACCGCCATCTGGAGAGAAGCGATGGCGAAGCTGAACCGAGCCGATGAGTGCGGGATCAGTTTGAAACGGTACCTGCCTGCCAGCTTCCACGATTACGCCGGATATCTGTTTGAACACGGACACTTTCAGCAATGGATTGACCTGCAGATGACGTATGGACAGCCCGGTGCAGAGCTGTCACTCGAACAGGAAAAAGTCATTGAGGAAAAAGAGCCTCAGCTCCTTCTCCCCCTCATGATACGGGAAATCAATCGTTTGATCGAAGAACGAAATCGCACAGCCTACCGGGAAGCGGTGAAATGCTTAAAAAAAGTACGTGCCAGTTATCACAAGCTGAATCAAACGGAGCGCTGGGAACAGTTCATGAGCCGTTTGGCAGCCAAGTATAGCCGCCTGCGCGCTTTTCAGGAAGAGATCAGGAGAGGAAATCTACAGCCATGA
- a CDS encoding S-layer homology domain-containing protein, whose protein sequence is MQNFKVLKSKTARTGLAGAVLAGMLAVTNTGLAASSLPLSDIAQNAQKNAILKLNYAGVLKGYTDGTFRPGQEVTRAEFAKIAVLALGFTDEQANMLKGKTVFKDLPADHWATGYINLAVSQGIIKGYPDGTFKPNNNVKVAEALTVYVQGLKINVPASTTSEWYHPYLLEANKTGLYDAKEQPLAAARRDVVAKYTDSFMETPVYANGAYYDKNGNADGTVQKLPVVKGAVASYSKADQKLKLTGQKTEVEIAGNAQVYGTIVTGAQVEYIVKNGKISFLNVITSDANIVEGIVKSSLSYKEFKAIVNGKEVVLEVESGVTVSRSQIGQKFVAVLDENGKVISITISDNAVSGIVKKTSTVSGTKAKREIQLDDQTYELTTNAAIKVKAHPQAKEATGSFADVDKGDLVELTLDVDGKASAVTVTKLSTTQTIKIDTYDNIIRFDGKDYDVLKDTKLYVNEKKVSDLEDLLDGKTAVLTFDEKGNLIKIEQGVGVSAGKLVSSTTAYAAGSPATLATIKVDGKVYDILTTAKLTIDGSTVSATSIKEGQLDDYQIISWKYNLGTNNIVELTAEKQTVKGYVTDKSGKTITVNGKDYVLLSGVTIESNADTNDKEYTLVLNNDGKVKAVTGAEKTVSGVVDTVEVRKENGSVKSAKVVVDGKTYTVEDADVIDKVKQFDLVTLTLTRDGDVKKAATQGKLDKEGVSFIGFETRVNGDKYVFFSNVSTSLKLTKDAQIKYYDGSDLKDSAVKTTDDIDLWVNADGQVYLIVVNKR, encoded by the coding sequence TTGCAAAACTTCAAAGTACTGAAATCCAAAACGGCAAGAACAGGTTTGGCCGGTGCAGTATTGGCCGGAATGCTGGCTGTAACCAATACGGGACTGGCCGCAAGCTCTTTGCCATTGTCCGATATCGCCCAAAATGCGCAAAAAAACGCCATTTTGAAACTCAATTATGCCGGGGTTTTAAAGGGTTATACCGACGGAACATTCAGACCGGGGCAAGAGGTTACCCGTGCAGAGTTTGCCAAAATCGCGGTGCTGGCCCTGGGCTTTACGGATGAACAGGCTAATATGCTAAAGGGAAAAACCGTATTCAAAGATTTGCCTGCTGATCACTGGGCCACTGGTTACATAAACCTGGCTGTATCCCAGGGAATCATCAAAGGGTATCCTGACGGCACATTTAAACCCAACAACAACGTAAAGGTAGCCGAAGCATTAACCGTCTATGTACAGGGCTTGAAAATTAATGTTCCCGCCTCCACGACCAGCGAATGGTACCATCCTTACCTGTTGGAAGCAAACAAGACCGGCCTCTACGACGCCAAAGAGCAGCCGTTGGCAGCGGCCCGGCGCGATGTGGTTGCCAAGTACACCGACTCCTTTATGGAGACGCCGGTCTACGCCAATGGAGCGTACTACGATAAAAACGGCAACGCAGACGGCACCGTCCAAAAACTTCCTGTCGTCAAAGGAGCAGTTGCCAGCTACAGCAAAGCTGATCAGAAGCTGAAGCTGACCGGACAAAAAACGGAAGTTGAAATTGCCGGGAATGCCCAAGTATACGGCACGATTGTCACAGGTGCCCAAGTTGAGTACATTGTGAAAAATGGGAAGATTTCCTTCCTGAACGTGATCACGTCGGATGCCAATATCGTCGAGGGGATTGTGAAATCATCTCTCAGCTATAAGGAGTTCAAGGCGATTGTCAACGGGAAAGAGGTTGTCCTGGAAGTTGAGAGTGGTGTGACCGTATCTCGTTCCCAGATTGGCCAAAAATTCGTTGCTGTTTTGGATGAGAATGGAAAAGTCATTTCCATTACGATCTCCGACAACGCCGTTTCAGGAATCGTCAAAAAGACCTCAACCGTGAGCGGCACAAAAGCGAAGAGAGAGATTCAGCTGGATGATCAAACCTACGAACTGACTACGAACGCCGCGATTAAGGTGAAAGCTCATCCGCAGGCGAAGGAAGCTACGGGCTCTTTCGCAGACGTAGACAAAGGAGATCTCGTGGAGCTGACCTTGGATGTAGATGGGAAAGCCTCTGCGGTAACCGTAACGAAGCTGAGCACGACGCAAACCATTAAGATTGACACGTATGACAACATCATCCGCTTTGATGGCAAAGATTATGACGTCCTCAAGGATACCAAGCTCTACGTAAATGAGAAGAAAGTGTCCGATCTGGAGGACTTGCTTGACGGCAAGACAGCCGTTCTCACCTTTGACGAAAAAGGCAATTTGATCAAGATTGAGCAAGGTGTCGGCGTGTCGGCAGGCAAATTGGTCTCGAGCACAACGGCCTATGCCGCGGGTAGCCCGGCAACACTGGCAACAATCAAAGTAGACGGGAAGGTCTACGATATTTTGACCACAGCCAAGCTGACTATCGATGGAAGCACGGTATCTGCTACATCCATCAAGGAAGGACAACTCGATGACTATCAAATCATCAGTTGGAAATACAATCTCGGAACCAATAACATCGTTGAGCTGACAGCCGAAAAGCAAACCGTAAAAGGCTATGTAACGGATAAATCCGGGAAAACCATTACCGTAAACGGAAAAGACTACGTCCTGCTCTCTGGCGTCACGATCGAATCCAATGCGGACACGAACGACAAAGAGTATACGTTGGTCTTAAATAACGACGGCAAGGTCAAAGCCGTGACAGGTGCAGAGAAAACGGTGAGCGGTGTGGTGGATACTGTAGAGGTGCGAAAAGAAAACGGCTCCGTGAAATCTGCCAAAGTAGTTGTCGATGGAAAAACCTATACCGTTGAGGATGCTGACGTCATCGACAAGGTGAAACAGTTTGACCTCGTGACACTGACCCTGACTCGCGATGGGGACGTGAAAAAAGCCGCCACCCAAGGAAAACTGGACAAAGAAGGGGTCTCCTTCATTGGCTTTGAAACGCGCGTAAACGGAGACAAATACGTATTCTTCAGCAATGTGTCGACCAGCCTCAAATTGACGAAGGATGCCCAGATCAAGTACTACGACGGTTCGGACCTGAAAGACAGCGCTGTGAAAACAACCGATGACATCGACCTGTGGGTCAATGCCGACGGACAGGTTTATCTGATCGTCGTCAATAAACGATAG